One genomic segment of Nocardioides cavernaquae includes these proteins:
- a CDS encoding adenylate/guanylate cyclase domain-containing protein → MPRAPRRRAIRLVIAVLLTITNLGGAAVVFALAAFVVPLPGGDENRVRLLNLAVLAAYVPSAVVVGTVWGVRRQGRIDSWLTENRPATDQEKTALLKTPDFYAWMHIALWGAASLLFGAINAPSHVGRAALVVVIVAITGVTVAALSFLIVERRIRPITRAALASGLPARRKAGHVSVRVTMAWLLGTGAAASGLMLSGLMAIVLGDDATTFDQLGATMISLGAVIILVGGLVTFLAARATADPIRALRKGFDRVGRGKLKTWVDIDDGTEIGELQAGFNDMVAGLREREQLRDLFGRHVGVDVARAAVAGGVQLGGEVREVTVLFVDVMGSTTMATELDPTEVVTLLNRFFDVVIDVVHTHGGWINKFEGDAALAIWGAPVEVADRNARALAAARVLSERLRAEVPEIAAGVGISGGPVVSGNVGSADRYEYTVIGDPVNEAARLTSVAKEHPERCVANAALLSEADSEAGNWIEREPLTVRGRTTETRIAVPRA, encoded by the coding sequence ATGCCCCGCGCCCCTCGCCGCCGCGCGATCCGTCTCGTGATCGCGGTGCTGCTGACCATCACCAACCTCGGTGGCGCAGCGGTGGTCTTCGCGCTGGCTGCGTTCGTCGTTCCGCTGCCGGGCGGTGACGAGAACCGTGTGCGCCTGCTCAACCTCGCCGTCCTGGCCGCCTACGTGCCCAGCGCCGTCGTGGTCGGCACCGTGTGGGGCGTGCGCCGACAGGGGCGGATCGACAGCTGGCTCACGGAGAACCGACCGGCGACCGACCAGGAGAAGACCGCGCTCCTGAAGACGCCGGATTTCTACGCGTGGATGCACATCGCCCTGTGGGGCGCGGCGTCGTTGCTCTTCGGCGCGATCAACGCACCGTCACACGTCGGCCGGGCCGCGCTGGTCGTGGTGATCGTCGCCATCACGGGCGTCACGGTCGCGGCCCTGTCCTTCCTCATCGTCGAGCGCCGGATTCGTCCGATCACCCGCGCAGCCCTCGCCAGCGGACTCCCCGCCCGACGCAAGGCCGGCCACGTGTCCGTGCGGGTGACGATGGCATGGCTGCTCGGCACGGGCGCGGCGGCCAGTGGCCTGATGCTGTCCGGGCTGATGGCCATCGTGCTCGGCGACGACGCAACGACGTTCGACCAGCTCGGCGCGACCATGATCTCCCTCGGCGCGGTGATCATCCTGGTGGGCGGGCTGGTGACCTTCCTCGCCGCTCGGGCAACGGCCGATCCGATCCGTGCCCTCCGCAAGGGATTCGACCGCGTGGGCCGCGGCAAGCTGAAGACCTGGGTGGACATCGACGACGGCACCGAGATCGGTGAGCTCCAGGCCGGTTTCAACGACATGGTCGCGGGCCTGCGCGAGCGCGAGCAGCTGCGCGACCTCTTCGGTCGCCACGTCGGTGTCGACGTCGCGCGCGCGGCCGTCGCGGGCGGCGTACAGCTTGGTGGCGAGGTGCGCGAGGTGACCGTTCTCTTCGTCGACGTCATGGGCTCCACGACGATGGCGACCGAGCTCGACCCAACCGAGGTCGTCACCCTGCTCAACCGGTTCTTCGACGTCGTGATCGACGTGGTCCACACGCACGGCGGCTGGATCAACAAGTTCGAGGGCGACGCGGCACTGGCCATCTGGGGCGCACCTGTCGAGGTGGCGGACCGCAACGCCCGCGCCCTTGCTGCTGCCCGGGTGCTCAGCGAGCGGCTCCGGGCCGAGGTGCCGGAGATCGCCGCGGGTGTCGGCATCTCGGGTGGCCCGGTCGTGTCGGGAAACGTGGGCTCGGCCGACCGCTACGAGTACACCGTCATCGGCGATCCGGTGAACGAGGCTGCGCGACTCACGTCCGTCGCGAAGGAGCACCCCGAGCGCTGTGTCGCCAACGCGGCGCTGCTCTCCGAGGCCGACAGCGAAGCCGGCAACTGGATCGAACGCGAGCCGCTGACCGTCCGCGGCCGCACCACCGAGACCCGGATCGCGGTCCCCCGAGCCTGA
- a CDS encoding TetR family transcriptional regulator, with translation MTTATRYRRTDVVDRAIVLLGAVGLDGLSMRRLASDLGVQPSALYHHFAGKQELLGAVADEILARGRRPNELVSWQAELGLVCVELRDIMLEHRDGAALVSMVRALGAGAEEPIRRMAGALAFAGADAELARVGAHTLFHFVFGHVADEQAHRAAAVASGGVAPAGTDFAVGLGLILDGLGARLVS, from the coding sequence GTGACCACGGCAACTCGCTACCGGCGTACGGACGTCGTCGACCGCGCGATCGTGCTTCTCGGTGCAGTCGGCCTCGACGGATTGTCGATGCGGCGCCTCGCTTCCGACCTGGGCGTCCAGCCGAGTGCGCTCTACCACCACTTCGCCGGCAAGCAGGAGCTGCTGGGGGCGGTGGCTGACGAGATCCTCGCCCGTGGTCGGCGGCCGAACGAGCTCGTTTCCTGGCAGGCCGAGCTCGGTCTGGTCTGTGTCGAGCTGCGCGACATCATGCTCGAGCACCGCGATGGCGCTGCCCTGGTGTCGATGGTGCGGGCGCTCGGGGCCGGGGCAGAGGAGCCGATCCGGCGGATGGCCGGTGCCCTGGCGTTTGCGGGAGCCGACGCCGAGCTCGCGCGGGTCGGAGCGCACACGTTGTTCCACTTCGTCTTCGGTCACGTGGCTGACGAGCAGGCCCACCGGGCGGCTGCCGTGGCGAGCGGCGGCGTGGCCCCGGCGGGCACCGACTTTGCAGTCGGCCTCGGGCTGATCCTCGATGGGCTGGGCGCGCGGCTCGTGTCCTGA
- the bioB gene encoding biotin synthase BioB: MTTQFDQIADKVLAGTPATEADALAVLQAPDFELMSIVAAAGKLRRAHFANTVKVNYLVNLKSGLCPENCNYCSQARGSEADILKYSYLSTDTVMAQAGAGLKGGASRVCMVSSGRGPSNKDIDKVVEMTEALKDEYEGVEVCACLGLLKDGQAERLKAAGVDAYNHNINTAESNHDNIVQTHTYEDRVDTIGKAKSAGLSPCSGLIAGLGETDEQLVEALFALKALESDSIPVNFLMPFDGTPYENTWELSPQRCLKILAMARFVCPDKEIRIAGGREMHLRSLQGQALHVANSIFLGDYLTSEGQDARSDLEMIRDNGFVILGQENAFNDGTFDEVFNAPRGGHAHAATTTPCGSSAGSACGDGCGGCTALSPAAKAAESAPSVPNSLAKPVIRRRGAGTEVPANA, encoded by the coding sequence GTGACCACGCAGTTCGACCAGATCGCCGACAAGGTCCTCGCGGGCACCCCTGCGACCGAAGCGGACGCCCTCGCCGTCCTGCAGGCACCCGACTTCGAGCTGATGTCGATCGTCGCCGCGGCCGGCAAGCTGCGCCGCGCGCACTTCGCCAACACGGTGAAGGTCAACTACCTGGTGAACCTGAAGTCCGGCCTCTGCCCGGAGAACTGCAACTACTGCAGCCAGGCGCGTGGCTCCGAGGCCGACATCCTCAAGTACTCCTACCTGTCGACCGACACCGTGATGGCCCAGGCCGGCGCCGGCCTCAAGGGCGGCGCCTCGCGCGTCTGCATGGTCTCGTCGGGCCGCGGTCCGTCCAACAAGGACATCGACAAGGTCGTCGAGATGACCGAGGCCCTCAAGGACGAGTACGAGGGCGTCGAGGTCTGTGCCTGCCTCGGCCTGCTCAAGGACGGCCAGGCCGAGCGCCTCAAGGCTGCCGGTGTCGACGCCTACAACCACAACATCAACACCGCTGAGTCAAACCACGACAACATCGTCCAGACGCACACCTACGAGGACCGCGTCGACACCATCGGCAAGGCCAAGTCGGCCGGCCTCTCCCCCTGCTCCGGCCTGATCGCAGGTCTCGGCGAGACCGACGAGCAGCTCGTCGAGGCACTCTTCGCACTCAAGGCGCTCGAGTCCGACTCGATCCCGGTCAACTTCCTGATGCCGTTCGACGGCACTCCGTACGAGAACACCTGGGAGCTCTCCCCCCAGCGCTGCCTGAAGATCCTCGCGATGGCGCGCTTCGTGTGCCCGGACAAGGAGATCCGCATCGCGGGCGGCCGCGAGATGCACCTGCGCTCGCTCCAGGGCCAGGCGCTCCACGTCGCCAACTCGATCTTCCTCGGCGACTACCTGACCTCCGAGGGCCAGGACGCGCGCTCCGACCTCGAGATGATCCGCGACAACGGCTTCGTGATCCTCGGCCAGGAGAACGCCTTCAACGACGGCACCTTCGACGAGGTCTTCAACGCGCCGCGCGGTGGTCACGCGCACGCTGCCACGACGACCCCCTGCGGCTCGTCCGCCGGGTCCGCGTGCGGCGACGGCTGTGGCGGTTGCACGGCGCTGTCCCCCGCCGCGAAGGCTGCCGAGTCGGCTCCGTCGGTGCCGAATTCCTTGGCCAAGCCGGTGATCCGTCGCCGCGGTGCGGGCACCGAGGTCCCCGCAAACGCGTGA
- the bioA gene encoding adenosylmethionine--8-amino-7-oxononanoate transaminase, producing the protein MSTAVGRAEALAPLEWDREHLWHPYTSMTDPTPVRMVVGASGARLRLSSTGSAADTVQVVDGMSSWWSAIHGYRHPRLDQAIRDQAEKFSHVMFGGLTHQPAISLGRALVELTPAGLDKVFLADSGSVAVEVAMKMVLQYQRGLGRPERTRFLTVLGGYHGDTFDCMSVTDPDGGMHSMWSNLLPTQVFGPQPPALAKPAASGATDATDAPLAEVDAWAAAFRDVAAAHAHELAGIIVEPLLQGAGGMHPYPERCLQVFREVADEHGMLLVFDEIATGFGRTGHLFVSELVTPDVLCLGKALTGGYMTLAAVLTTEEVGRGISASESGVLMHGPTFMGNPLACAVALESLRLLTRADWKSNISRIGGRLRDGLEPLRDLPGVKDVRTIGAVGIVQLERPVDVPSATDAAIAAGAWLRPFRDLVYTMPPYVCTDHEVDTIVAAIHAAVRASLKATA; encoded by the coding sequence GTGAGCACCGCAGTCGGGCGCGCCGAGGCGCTCGCACCCCTCGAGTGGGATCGCGAGCACCTCTGGCACCCCTACACGTCGATGACCGACCCGACTCCGGTCCGGATGGTCGTCGGCGCCTCGGGCGCACGGCTGCGGCTCTCCTCCACCGGTTCGGCCGCTGACACAGTTCAGGTTGTCGACGGCATGTCGTCGTGGTGGTCCGCGATCCACGGCTACCGCCACCCGAGGCTGGACCAGGCGATCCGTGACCAGGCCGAGAAGTTCAGCCACGTCATGTTCGGCGGGCTGACCCACCAACCCGCGATCTCGCTCGGGCGCGCCCTCGTCGAGCTCACCCCCGCGGGGCTCGACAAGGTCTTCCTCGCCGACTCGGGATCGGTCGCGGTCGAGGTCGCCATGAAGATGGTCCTGCAGTACCAGCGCGGCCTCGGACGACCCGAGCGCACCCGGTTCCTCACCGTCCTCGGCGGCTACCACGGCGACACGTTCGACTGCATGTCCGTCACCGACCCCGACGGCGGCATGCACTCGATGTGGAGCAATCTCCTGCCCACACAGGTCTTCGGCCCCCAGCCCCCGGCGTTGGCGAAGCCGGCGGCAAGCGGAGCGACCGACGCCACCGACGCGCCCCTGGCCGAGGTGGACGCCTGGGCCGCCGCATTCCGGGACGTCGCGGCCGCGCACGCACACGAGCTCGCCGGCATCATCGTCGAGCCGTTGCTCCAGGGTGCGGGCGGCATGCACCCCTACCCCGAGCGCTGCCTCCAGGTGTTCCGCGAGGTCGCCGACGAGCACGGCATGCTGCTGGTCTTCGACGAGATCGCGACGGGCTTCGGACGCACCGGTCACCTCTTCGTCTCCGAGCTGGTCACGCCCGACGTGCTCTGCCTCGGCAAGGCACTCACCGGCGGCTACATGACGCTGGCCGCCGTCCTCACCACCGAAGAAGTGGGCCGCGGGATCTCGGCGAGCGAGTCCGGAGTCCTCATGCACGGCCCCACGTTCATGGGCAATCCGCTGGCCTGCGCTGTTGCCCTGGAGTCGCTGCGCCTGCTGACCCGCGCCGACTGGAAGAGCAACATCTCGCGCATCGGCGGACGCCTGCGAGACGGCCTCGAGCCGCTGCGCGACCTCCCGGGCGTCAAGGACGTCCGCACCATCGGCGCCGTCGGCATCGTCCAGCTCGAGCGACCGGTCGACGTACCCTCCGCGACCGATGCCGCCATCGCCGCTGGTGCCTGGCTGCGACCCTTCCGCGACCTCGTCTACACGATGCCGCCCTACGTCTGCACCGACCATGAGGTCGACACGATCGTCGCGGCCATCCACGCAGCCGTCCGCGCATCCCTGAAGGCGACCGCATGA